In Dyadobacter sp. CECT 9275, the following proteins share a genomic window:
- a CDS encoding histidine kinase produces MMMQSKYNTEEKKAKPLRMSASSLDGRDFSNMNLENADFSFSSLKEVNFDGAILRNAKLRFSALDRTTFRNADLTNADLSFSSLVDTDMSGARVEGANFSFTSQEKSFNWQDLKVIGLIQGQGWLGILLLMIFGAIVLYGFNAIVYFTAEIVYTSEPIRVGLYRFLVISNIAAGLVTVFLTHHLAFWLDSVFKSITIRHLLLTIVVLVLNNFLGVAIYQLIGVEVVEKYLKMYPYEAGQNLPSIWYMTAPVMVANIFYFFIRQSRQISRKISDQEYQLLNLEKLKTRAELEALQARINPHFLYNALNSIASLVHEDPDKAEEMTLLLSKLFRYTTGRKNNEYLDTVENELEMVQTYLLVEKVRYGDRLNFVLEVAQPDLKQLLIPKFILQPVVENAIKHGIAKVADQGQIRIRIYEEQDWLHLCVHDNGPLFPENMGAGYGIRSIQDKLKLLYGDGATVELHNEPHKAVNLSIKKTAIMQQER; encoded by the coding sequence ATGATGATGCAAAGCAAATACAATACTGAGGAGAAAAAAGCGAAGCCGCTACGTATGTCGGCGTCGTCTCTGGACGGCCGGGATTTCAGTAATATGAATCTTGAAAATGCTGATTTCAGCTTTTCCAGTTTGAAAGAAGTGAATTTTGACGGAGCAATCCTGAGGAATGCCAAACTCAGATTTTCGGCTCTGGACCGGACTACCTTCCGTAATGCAGATCTTACCAATGCAGACCTGAGTTTCAGTAGCCTGGTGGATACCGACATGTCCGGAGCAAGGGTGGAAGGAGCGAATTTTAGCTTTACTTCTCAGGAAAAATCTTTCAACTGGCAAGACCTGAAGGTCATCGGGCTGATCCAGGGACAGGGCTGGCTGGGTATCTTGTTGCTTATGATTTTTGGTGCGATTGTGTTATACGGTTTCAATGCGATCGTCTATTTCACTGCAGAAATTGTTTACACCTCCGAGCCCATTCGGGTAGGGTTGTATCGGTTTCTGGTTATATCCAATATTGCGGCAGGCTTGGTCACCGTGTTTCTTACCCACCATCTTGCCTTCTGGCTCGACAGTGTTTTTAAAAGCATCACCATCCGGCATTTGCTGCTTACCATTGTCGTGCTGGTATTAAATAATTTTCTGGGTGTGGCTATTTATCAGTTAATAGGGGTGGAGGTAGTTGAGAAATACCTGAAAATGTATCCCTATGAGGCCGGGCAAAACTTACCGTCTATATGGTATATGACAGCACCAGTGATGGTGGCTAATATTTTTTACTTTTTTATCAGGCAAAGCCGGCAGATATCGCGTAAAATATCGGATCAGGAATATCAGCTTCTGAACCTCGAAAAATTGAAAACCCGGGCCGAACTGGAGGCACTGCAGGCGAGGATCAACCCTCATTTTTTATACAATGCGTTAAACAGTATCGCGAGCCTTGTGCATGAGGATCCTGATAAAGCCGAGGAAATGACTTTATTGCTTTCCAAGTTATTCAGGTATACCACCGGAAGAAAAAATAATGAATATCTGGACACGGTGGAAAATGAGCTTGAAATGGTGCAAACCTACCTGCTGGTGGAGAAAGTGAGGTATGGAGACAGGCTCAACTTTGTGCTTGAAGTCGCACAGCCTGATCTGAAACAGTTACTGATTCCCAAGTTTATCTTACAACCGGTGGTTGAAAATGCCATTAAACATGGCATTGCCAAAGTGGCTGATCAAGGGCAGATACGGATCAGGATCTATGAAGAACAGGACTGGCTGCATTTATGTGTGCACGACAACGGCCCGCTTTTCCCGGAAAACATGGGAGCCGGTTATGGCATCCGGAGTATTCAGGATAAGTTGAAACTACTCTATGGCGACGGTGCCACCGTTGAACTTCACAATGAGCCACATAAGGCTGTGAACCTTTCGATCAAAAAAACGGCGATCATGCAACAAGAACGATGA
- a CDS encoding OmpH family outer membrane protein gives MKKIFILLVLSLISIPAAWAQKFGYTDMEYITGKMPEYQQAQAEMKKFSDRWAKEIQDKLAEVDRMQRTYMAEEVLMTEDLRRKRQSEIKEKEMEAREYNSKIFGMEGLMFQKKKELMKPVLEKVQRAVNTICLRRRIDFMFDKSSDIGMLYSNPVYDYSDFIIEELGLNEKPEVSASKTGTGKTPQEVKSPAENNPKQKSTTNKLK, from the coding sequence ATGAAGAAGATTTTTATTTTACTAGTTTTGTCACTCATTTCGATACCAGCTGCCTGGGCTCAGAAGTTCGGTTATACTGACATGGAGTATATAACGGGTAAAATGCCGGAATATCAACAGGCTCAGGCGGAAATGAAGAAGTTCTCGGACCGCTGGGCCAAGGAAATTCAGGATAAGCTTGCCGAGGTCGACAGGATGCAGCGCACCTATATGGCCGAAGAGGTATTGATGACGGAAGATCTCAGGAGGAAGAGGCAAAGTGAAATCAAGGAGAAGGAGATGGAGGCCAGAGAATATAACAGCAAGATATTCGGAATGGAAGGTTTGATGTTCCAGAAGAAAAAGGAACTGATGAAACCGGTACTTGAAAAGGTCCAGAGAGCCGTGAATACCATTTGCCTGCGGCGCCGGATCGATTTTATGTTTGATAAATCAAGTGATATAGGAATGTTATATTCCAATCCGGTATATGATTATTCGGATTTCATCATTGAAGAGCTTGGATTGAATGAAAAACCGGAAGTATCTGCCTCCAAAACAGGTACAGGCAAAACGCCACAGGAGGTGAAATCTCCGGCTGAGAATAACCCCAAACAAAAAAGTACAACCAATAAACTTAAATAA
- a CDS encoding proline dehydrogenase family protein translates to MAYPSQKDQIPVLFEDTSVAFSSKSDSQLRKTYWLFNLMNQARVVNLGTFFIKLALKLHLPIKNLIRRTIFEQFCGGETISECKQTVSTLARSGIRTILDYSVEGEDSEKSFDKTASEILKTIDAAAISDSIPFSVFKVTGIASTELLEKIQKEEELSDSEREAYQRVKQRMAMLCGQGFKNNVPVFVDAEESWIQGIIDSLTYEMMEQFNREKAIVYNTYQLYRNDTLQALKSAYLKARQKGYRIGAKLVRGAYMEKERVRARESEYFNPIHVSKEATDQDYNAAIDFCLEHIQDISICLGTHNEYSSQYCALKMKKVGLEKNDDRVWFAQLLGMSDNISYNLAALGYNVAKYVPYGPIGAVLPYLIRRAEENSSIAGQSSREFLLVKSEMNRRGIGSL, encoded by the coding sequence ATGGCGTACCCGTCACAAAAAGACCAAATACCTGTACTTTTCGAAGATACATCTGTCGCATTCAGCTCTAAATCAGACAGTCAGCTTCGTAAAACTTACTGGTTGTTTAACCTAATGAATCAGGCTCGAGTGGTAAATTTAGGTACTTTTTTTATAAAGCTTGCACTAAAGCTTCACTTACCTATAAAAAATCTTATCCGACGCACCATTTTTGAACAATTCTGTGGTGGTGAGACAATTAGCGAATGTAAGCAGACGGTCTCCACGCTCGCACGCTCCGGCATAAGAACTATCCTTGATTATTCTGTGGAAGGTGAGGACTCCGAAAAAAGTTTTGATAAAACTGCCAGTGAGATCCTGAAAACCATCGATGCAGCCGCTATATCAGACAGTATCCCTTTTTCGGTATTTAAAGTAACAGGCATTGCATCCACTGAGCTGCTCGAAAAAATTCAGAAAGAAGAGGAATTATCAGACAGCGAGAGAGAAGCGTATCAGCGTGTAAAACAACGAATGGCTATGCTTTGCGGGCAGGGTTTCAAAAACAATGTACCTGTTTTCGTGGATGCTGAAGAAAGCTGGATACAGGGGATTATTGACTCGCTCACTTACGAAATGATGGAACAGTTCAACAGGGAAAAAGCCATCGTTTACAACACGTATCAGCTTTACCGAAATGACACCCTTCAGGCCCTCAAAAGTGCTTATCTGAAGGCGCGCCAAAAAGGATATAGGATAGGAGCCAAACTGGTACGCGGCGCCTACATGGAAAAGGAGCGCGTGCGGGCAAGGGAAAGTGAATATTTCAACCCGATCCATGTTTCAAAAGAAGCGACCGATCAGGATTACAATGCAGCCATTGATTTCTGTCTGGAACATATCCAGGATATTTCCATTTGTCTGGGAACCCACAACGAATACAGCAGCCAATACTGTGCCCTCAAGATGAAAAAGGTTGGCCTGGAAAAGAACGATGACCGGGTCTGGTTTGCTCAGTTATTAGGAATGAGCGACAATATTTCCTACAATCTTGCGGCACTTGGCTATAACGTGGCCAAATATGTACCCTACGGGCCAATCGGCGCTGTACTTCCCTACCTCATCAGGAGAGCCGAGGAAAACTCTTCCATTGCCGGACAAAGCAGCCGCGAGTTTTTGCTCGTTAAAAGTGAAATGAACAGACGGGGAATCGGTTCTTTATAA
- a CDS encoding OmpH family outer membrane protein, whose protein sequence is MKQKLMAFMVLMTIITTPLFAQTPLTKIGYTNVDLLILRLPESKKMQNELEVTKAQLDKALGETYKEAQEKYEAYQKNGANMTEVIRADKQKELENLQTRIQEMQNNAQQSLQAKQQQLIEPILTKVNNAIQEVGKENGFMYILNMDAGANTTPIILYAGSEELSVTNLILKKLGIDPDKVETAPAPAATTPAASKPAAAPAATPKKK, encoded by the coding sequence ATGAAACAAAAATTGATGGCTTTTATGGTTCTTATGACCATAATCACTACCCCCCTGTTCGCTCAAACTCCCCTGACAAAAATCGGTTACACCAACGTTGATTTGTTAATCCTCAGGCTGCCTGAAAGTAAAAAAATGCAGAATGAACTCGAGGTAACCAAGGCACAACTTGACAAAGCGCTGGGAGAAACATACAAAGAGGCGCAGGAAAAATATGAAGCATATCAGAAGAACGGTGCTAATATGACAGAGGTGATCCGTGCTGATAAGCAGAAGGAGCTTGAAAACCTGCAGACGCGTATTCAGGAAATGCAGAATAACGCACAACAATCATTGCAGGCGAAACAACAGCAATTGATCGAACCAATCCTGACTAAGGTAAACAACGCCATTCAGGAAGTGGGTAAAGAAAACGGTTTTATGTATATCCTTAACATGGATGCAGGAGCCAACACTACCCCTATTATCCTTTATGCGGGTTCGGAAGAATTGTCGGTGACAAATCTTATTCTTAAAAAACTAGGAATTGATCCTGATAAAGTAGAGACTGCTCCTGCACCAGCCGCCACAACACCTGCGGCAAGTAAGCCAGCAGCTGCACCAGCCGCGACGCCCAAAAAGAAATAA
- a CDS encoding isoprenyl transferase — MKELIDLSNLPKHIAVIMDGNGRWAQNQGAARIFGHRNAIKAVREVTEGCADLGVSYLTLYAFSTENWARPEYEVRALMELLVQSIANELPTMMKNQVKLDTIGDTESLPRSCQSQLREAIEATRANTGLNLILALGYSGKWDIAQATRKLAQEVKNGTLDPLDIDEKLIASYLSTKERPEVDLMLRTGGDHRISNFLLWQLAYSELYFYEDLFWPDFRREHLYEAILSYQNRERRFGKTGEQIKANSAK, encoded by the coding sequence ATGAAGGAACTCATAGATTTGAGCAATCTTCCCAAACATATTGCCGTTATCATGGACGGCAATGGGCGATGGGCTCAAAACCAGGGAGCTGCGCGTATTTTCGGGCATAGAAATGCCATAAAAGCGGTAAGAGAGGTAACAGAGGGTTGTGCAGACCTTGGTGTTTCATATCTTACCCTTTATGCTTTTTCAACGGAAAACTGGGCAAGGCCAGAGTATGAAGTAAGGGCTTTGATGGAATTGCTGGTACAATCCATTGCAAACGAGCTTCCCACAATGATGAAAAATCAGGTTAAACTGGATACCATCGGAGATACTGAAAGTTTGCCCAGAAGTTGCCAGAGCCAGCTGAGGGAAGCCATTGAGGCTACACGGGCTAACACAGGCTTAAACCTGATTCTGGCGCTTGGATACAGCGGCAAATGGGATATTGCTCAGGCAACCAGGAAATTGGCCCAAGAAGTGAAAAACGGAACGCTGGACCCTCTTGATATCGATGAAAAACTTATTGCCTCTTATCTGTCTACAAAGGAACGCCCGGAAGTGGATCTTATGCTGAGGACGGGTGGAGACCACAGGATCAGTAATTTTCTGCTTTGGCAGCTGGCATACTCCGAACTTTATTTTTATGAAGATCTTTTCTGGCCAGACTTCCGTAGAGAGCATCTTTATGAAGCTATTCTTTCCTATCAGAACCGGGAAAGAAGATTTGGGAAAACGGGTGAACAGATAAAAGCAAACAGTGCTAAGTAG
- a CDS encoding lipoprotein signal peptidase produces the protein MNQQKNPAPYLLFSIFLIAVDQASKLLVHKYMEPGFSGQIPLIGNWFKLHYVLNPGMAFGMQLGHEYGKLFLTLFRLVAMLAIGWYLVYLARSGAPKGLLWALSMILAGAVGNVIDSTFYGVFLDNAPYGSPTPWFHGQVIDMIFVDFWEGFVPDWVPIWGGQYYSTPIFNIADSCIFLGVCSILIFQGSFHASSAHHDEQESDTETVEEIIGEDAIPENPETTSEITNVTTEPYPAEEIEAKTENSITSLPDPEEEEENKKENI, from the coding sequence ATGAATCAACAAAAAAATCCAGCCCCCTATCTCCTTTTCAGTATTTTCCTGATAGCAGTTGACCAGGCCTCCAAGCTTTTGGTACATAAATATATGGAACCCGGTTTCTCCGGTCAGATCCCCCTCATCGGTAACTGGTTCAAGCTGCATTATGTGCTTAATCCTGGGATGGCTTTTGGAATGCAGCTGGGCCACGAATACGGTAAATTATTCCTGACCCTGTTCCGCTTGGTTGCCATGCTGGCTATCGGGTGGTACCTTGTTTATCTGGCTCGCTCTGGTGCTCCCAAAGGGCTGCTATGGGCACTTTCCATGATCCTTGCGGGAGCCGTCGGAAATGTTATCGATAGTACCTTTTACGGTGTGTTTCTTGACAATGCGCCTTATGGCTCACCAACGCCCTGGTTTCACGGGCAGGTGATCGACATGATTTTTGTGGATTTCTGGGAGGGGTTCGTCCCCGACTGGGTACCAATATGGGGAGGACAGTACTATTCAACACCAATATTCAACATTGCCGACTCCTGCATTTTTCTTGGTGTGTGCAGTATTCTGATATTTCAGGGCAGCTTTCATGCATCGTCTGCACATCATGACGAACAAGAAAGTGATACCGAGACCGTCGAAGAGATTATTGGTGAAGATGCTATACCAGAAAATCCTGAAACAACGTCTGAAATAACGAACGTTACAACGGAGCCATACCCTGCAGAAGAGATTGAAGCGAAGACGGAAAACAGCATTACCTCTTTACCCGATCCGGAAGAAGAGGAAGAGAATAAGAAGGAGAACATCTAA
- a CDS encoding LytR/AlgR family response regulator transcription factor: MHFPLKTILIDDEPLALSRLRRLLEKHTDTFEIVAEARNGAEGLVEIDRHNPRIIFLDIEMPLLNGFEMLAKLTKMPLVVFSTAYDQYAIRAFEENSVDYLLKPVENDRLLKTIEKIRNLIQSGQQNHSMLNPYSENLFRLLEEMKPKKEIFSLSVKSGDRILLIPLTEITHFEAEEKYVFLNTLDGQKYLLNYTLTALEEKLPKHYLRISRAGIVNTHHIKEIQKHFNGKFVVLMRDRRASQLTSGSTYTDAIRHLLDN, encoded by the coding sequence ATGCATTTTCCTTTAAAAACAATACTGATTGACGATGAACCCCTGGCGCTGAGCAGGCTGCGCCGGTTGCTGGAAAAACATACCGATACATTTGAAATTGTAGCGGAAGCGCGTAATGGTGCCGAGGGTCTCGTTGAAATAGACAGGCATAATCCGCGAATCATTTTCCTGGATATAGAGATGCCCCTGTTAAATGGCTTTGAAATGTTGGCAAAACTGACCAAAATGCCATTAGTTGTTTTTTCCACCGCCTACGACCAGTATGCCATCAGGGCCTTTGAAGAAAATTCGGTTGACTATCTTTTAAAACCTGTGGAAAACGACAGGTTATTAAAAACGATCGAAAAGATTCGTAATCTCATTCAGTCGGGACAGCAGAACCATTCGATGCTTAATCCTTATTCCGAGAACCTGTTCAGGCTGCTGGAAGAAATGAAACCCAAAAAGGAAATCTTTTCTCTTTCTGTAAAATCCGGCGACCGCATCCTTCTGATACCCCTTACAGAAATAACCCATTTCGAAGCAGAGGAAAAGTACGTTTTTCTTAATACACTCGATGGACAGAAATACCTTTTGAATTACACGCTCACCGCTCTTGAAGAAAAGCTTCCCAAGCATTACCTGCGTATCAGCAGAGCGGGCATAGTCAATACCCATCATATCAAAGAGATTCAAAAACACTTCAATGGGAAATTTGTTGTGCTGATGCGCGACCGCCGCGCTTCGCAGCTCACAAGCGGAAGTACCTATACCGACGCCATCAGGCATCTTCTTGATAATTAA
- the bamA gene encoding outer membrane protein assembly factor BamA: MNLVKNLIKPLAQFKSILVVVLLSSYAANAQRVGLGVGAKPAAPVANMGIDPANPKEYTIAEVTVSGTQFLDPNSMISISGLKPGDKIRIPGPAVTSSLKKMMDFGTLDDVEILATKVEGEKVWLNIHIKERPRLYKVSFSGVRKGERETLNDKVKLIKGRVITPTVIKNTQLVIKKYYMDKGFYNIKVKVVQIPDSTRGQATLNFGITKGKKVKIQKINIEGNKAVSDRTLKRKMKGTKQKMLGRLFNPSKYIPKKYDEDKEKLIAYYRKSGYRDATIEFDSIKNNGETISINMKIDEGIKYYYRNISWSGNYLYTSRYLGDRLGVKKGDVYNPEELDKKINGIPGNDISSIYMDDGYLYFRAVPTEKAVEGDSIDVEVRMFEGKQATINRILLNGNTKTSDRVVLRELFTLPGQKFSKTEIINTQRQLSQMGYFDPEKIQINPIPNQADGTVDIEYTVEEKPSDQIELSGGWGGYIGFVGTLGLVFNNFSLKNIPNRETWKPLPSGDGQKLSVRFQANGKQYQTYSLGFSEPWLGGKKPINFGVSLQRTVYRMTDYSSLYGFGTGGSSRANFRGGYFNNGITVSLGRRLKEPDRNLVMTHSLSYNRYRLDSINIFGGSYNTGVSNNIAFNTTISRNTLSDLQFPRNGSNISLSATFTPPYSAWRKSEYTDASDKYRWVEYHKWMFDASYYATITGKLVLAARTHMGFLGSYGDKAGFSPFGRFIVGGSGLAGQGAFSLADQDIIGLRGYTDQSVGPQLNGRPAGGGGVVYNKYVMELRYPVSLNPQATIFILSFAEGGNNWGSYKEFNPFDLKRSAGVGARIFMPAFGLLGIDWGYGFDKLQGQTKRSGPQFHFTIGQQIR, from the coding sequence ATGAACCTTGTGAAAAATTTGATTAAACCATTAGCACAATTTAAAAGCATCCTGGTGGTAGTTCTTCTGAGCAGTTATGCCGCCAATGCACAACGCGTAGGATTGGGGGTAGGTGCCAAACCTGCTGCTCCGGTTGCCAACATGGGTATTGACCCTGCAAATCCCAAAGAATATACCATCGCCGAAGTGACGGTTTCGGGTACCCAGTTTCTGGATCCCAATTCCATGATCTCAATCTCAGGATTAAAACCGGGGGATAAAATCCGTATCCCCGGCCCTGCGGTTACCTCTTCTCTCAAGAAAATGATGGATTTTGGTACTTTGGACGATGTGGAAATCCTGGCCACAAAAGTAGAGGGAGAAAAGGTCTGGCTTAATATCCATATCAAGGAACGTCCAAGGCTCTACAAAGTATCTTTTTCGGGTGTCAGAAAAGGGGAAAGGGAAACACTTAATGATAAGGTGAAGCTGATCAAAGGGCGGGTGATTACTCCTACAGTGATCAAGAATACGCAGCTGGTGATCAAAAAATATTACATGGATAAGGGTTTTTACAACATCAAGGTAAAGGTTGTGCAGATTCCCGATTCTACCAGAGGACAGGCTACTCTGAACTTTGGTATTACCAAAGGCAAAAAGGTTAAAATACAGAAAATCAACATAGAAGGTAACAAGGCCGTAAGCGACCGTACTCTGAAACGTAAAATGAAGGGTACCAAGCAGAAAATGCTGGGCCGCCTTTTCAATCCTTCCAAGTACATACCCAAAAAATATGACGAGGATAAGGAAAAACTGATCGCCTATTATCGTAAAAGCGGTTACCGCGATGCAACCATTGAGTTTGACAGTATCAAAAATAATGGCGAGACCATCAGCATCAATATGAAGATTGATGAAGGGATCAAATACTATTACCGGAATATTTCCTGGAGCGGGAACTACCTGTATACATCCAGATACCTCGGCGACAGGCTCGGCGTAAAAAAGGGTGATGTTTACAATCCGGAAGAACTCGACAAGAAAATTAATGGAATACCAGGGAATGACATCAGCTCCATATACATGGACGACGGGTATCTGTACTTCCGTGCCGTGCCAACAGAAAAAGCGGTTGAAGGAGACTCCATTGATGTAGAAGTAAGAATGTTCGAAGGAAAACAGGCGACTATTAACCGGATTCTTCTTAACGGGAACACCAAAACAAGTGACCGCGTGGTCCTTAGGGAGCTGTTTACGCTACCGGGGCAAAAGTTTAGTAAAACGGAAATTATCAATACCCAGCGTCAATTGTCGCAAATGGGGTACTTTGACCCTGAAAAAATCCAAATCAACCCCATTCCAAACCAAGCGGATGGTACAGTTGATATTGAGTATACGGTTGAAGAAAAACCTTCTGACCAGATCGAACTTTCAGGTGGATGGGGCGGCTACATTGGTTTCGTTGGAACGCTCGGCCTTGTTTTTAACAATTTCTCGCTTAAAAACATACCGAATCGCGAAACCTGGAAACCCCTTCCATCCGGAGACGGACAGAAACTGTCGGTACGTTTCCAGGCAAATGGTAAACAATATCAGACCTACTCGCTCGGTTTCAGTGAGCCCTGGCTGGGAGGTAAAAAGCCGATAAACTTCGGGGTATCGCTGCAAAGAACTGTTTACCGGATGACGGACTATAGCTCATTGTACGGATTTGGTACGGGAGGCTCCTCACGTGCTAATTTTAGAGGAGGTTATTTCAACAACGGTATCACCGTTTCCCTGGGCCGCCGTTTGAAGGAACCTGATCGTAACCTGGTCATGACGCATTCGCTGTCTTATAACAGGTACCGTCTGGACAGTATCAATATCTTCGGGGGATCCTATAATACCGGGGTTTCCAATAACATCGCCTTTAATACCACCATTTCCCGTAACACGCTGAGTGATCTGCAATTCCCGAGAAACGGAAGCAACATATCTTTAAGTGCAACATTCACGCCGCCTTATTCGGCATGGCGTAAGTCGGAATATACCGATGCTTCCGATAAATACCGCTGGGTGGAGTATCACAAATGGATGTTTGATGCAAGTTATTATGCAACCATTACCGGGAAACTGGTACTGGCAGCCAGAACCCACATGGGTTTCCTGGGATCTTATGGAGACAAGGCTGGGTTTAGTCCATTTGGCCGCTTTATAGTGGGGGGGTCTGGTCTTGCGGGCCAGGGAGCTTTCTCACTGGCAGATCAGGACATCATTGGTCTTCGAGGGTATACAGACCAGTCTGTTGGGCCGCAGCTGAACGGCCGGCCTGCTGGCGGTGGTGGCGTAGTGTACAACAAGTATGTGATGGAACTTCGCTATCCGGTATCCCTCAACCCGCAGGCAACAATTTTTATACTTAGCTTTGCGGAGGGCGGAAACAACTGGGGCAGTTACAAAGAATTTAATCCATTTGATCTGAAACGATCCGCCGGGGTTGGTGCACGTATTTTTATGCCTGCATTTGGCTTGCTGGGGATCGACTGGGGGTATGGTTTCGATAAGTTACAGGGACAGACAAAACGTAGTGGTCCTCAGTTCCACTTTACTATCGGTCAGCAGATCAGATAA